In the Methylophilus sp. 5 genome, one interval contains:
- a CDS encoding PQQ-dependent dehydrogenase, methanol/ethanol family yields MMKIKTAFGIAASVALALPAMAFAAADQEAAMKDSNNWAHPRGQHNNQGYSALAQINKGNIKNLKMAWTFATGVNRGHEGSPIVVGNMMYIVTAFPNNIYALDLNDNQKIVWSYFPKQDPSVQAVLCCDNVTRGLGFGDGKIYLQQNDGLLVALDAKDGKKLWEVKNTDPKVGATNTNAPHVIKDKVLTGCSGAEFGVRCFIAAYNLKDGSLAWKAYSTGPDAETLHDANTNKDNPLYNALSVYQDVNGGNKEGGSFKRLSADQIKGGEKELGTRTWLKPQAIKDGWQHGGGSVWGWWPYDARTNLVYYGAGNPSVWNPDVRPGDNKWSMTVTARDLDTGVAKWAMQMTPHDEWDYDGVNEVILFDKAGKTYAWHHDRNGFAYTWNANTGSLIAAEKVHPFVNWATDVDLKTGVPSKLAAASTHQDYNAKGICPAALGTKDQQPAAYSPKTGLMYSPLNHVCMTYEPVESKYVAGQPWVGATLTMFAGPDGVMGGFAAYDPMTNKKVWYNKEKFSAWSGALTTASNIVFYGTLDRWFKAVDAQSGKELWKFQVGSGAIGNAFTYGNKGKQYVGILSGIGGWAGVAMNLGMTTDTDALGAAGGYKELTKYNAAPGGGALNVFAL; encoded by the coding sequence ATGATGAAAATTAAAACTGCTTTTGGTATTGCAGCCAGTGTTGCGCTTGCCTTGCCGGCAATGGCGTTTGCTGCTGCAGACCAAGAAGCTGCAATGAAAGACTCAAACAACTGGGCACATCCACGTGGTCAGCACAATAACCAAGGTTATAGCGCACTGGCACAAATCAACAAAGGCAATATCAAAAACCTGAAAATGGCCTGGACATTCGCAACCGGTGTAAACCGTGGTCACGAAGGTTCTCCAATTGTGGTTGGCAACATGATGTACATCGTGACTGCTTTCCCAAACAACATTTACGCTCTGGATTTGAACGATAACCAGAAAATTGTATGGTCTTACTTTCCTAAACAAGACCCTAGCGTTCAAGCAGTGCTGTGCTGTGACAACGTGACTCGTGGCTTGGGCTTCGGTGACGGCAAGATCTACCTGCAACAAAACGATGGTTTGTTAGTTGCGCTGGATGCCAAAGACGGTAAAAAACTGTGGGAAGTTAAAAACACGGATCCAAAAGTGGGTGCGACTAACACTAACGCGCCACACGTGATCAAAGACAAAGTATTGACCGGTTGCTCAGGTGCTGAGTTCGGCGTACGTTGCTTTATCGCTGCATACAACCTGAAAGATGGTTCTTTGGCATGGAAAGCCTACTCAACTGGCCCAGATGCTGAAACATTGCACGACGCAAATACTAACAAAGACAACCCTTTGTATAACGCACTGTCTGTTTATCAAGACGTGAACGGTGGTAACAAAGAGGGTGGTTCTTTCAAGCGCCTGTCTGCTGATCAAATCAAAGGTGGCGAAAAAGAGCTGGGTACACGTACCTGGTTGAAACCACAAGCGATCAAAGATGGCTGGCAGCATGGTGGCGGTTCCGTATGGGGCTGGTGGCCATATGATGCACGTACAAACCTGGTTTACTACGGTGCGGGTAACCCATCTGTATGGAACCCGGATGTACGTCCAGGCGACAACAAATGGTCCATGACAGTGACAGCACGTGATTTGGACACTGGTGTGGCTAAATGGGCGATGCAAATGACTCCACACGATGAGTGGGACTACGATGGTGTGAACGAAGTGATTCTGTTCGACAAGGCTGGTAAAACATATGCATGGCACCATGACCGTAACGGTTTTGCTTACACCTGGAATGCGAATACAGGTAGTTTGATTGCTGCTGAAAAAGTACACCCATTTGTTAACTGGGCAACTGATGTTGACCTGAAAACAGGCGTACCTAGCAAACTGGCGGCTGCTTCTACTCACCAAGACTACAACGCTAAAGGCATTTGCCCAGCGGCTTTGGGTACTAAAGACCAACAGCCTGCGGCTTACTCACCAAAAACGGGTTTGATGTACTCTCCACTGAACCACGTATGTATGACATACGAGCCAGTTGAGTCCAAATACGTGGCTGGTCAGCCATGGGTTGGTGCGACATTGACCATGTTTGCTGGTCCAGACGGTGTGATGGGTGGTTTTGCTGCTTATGACCCAATGACCAACAAAAAAGTCTGGTACAACAAAGAGAAGTTCTCTGCCTGGAGTGGTGCGTTGACGACTGCTTCTAACATTGTGTTCTACGGTACTTTGGATCGTTGGTTCAAAGCAGTTGATGCACAATCAGGTAAAGAGCTGTGGAAGTTTCAGGTTGGTTCTGGTGCGATTGGTAACGCGTTCACCTATGGTAACAAAGGTAAACAATACGTGGGTATCTTGTCTGGTATCGGCGGTTGGGCTGGTGTTGCGATGAACTTGGGTATGACGACTGACACCGACGCATTGGGTGCTGCTGGTGGTTACAAAGAGTTGACCAAGTACAACGCTGCTCCTGGCGGCGGTGCACTGAACGTGTTTGCACTGTAA